One region of Ornithinibacter aureus genomic DNA includes:
- a CDS encoding acetyl-CoA C-acetyltransferase — MTEAVIVATARTPIGRAFKGSLKDIRPDDLSAQVVHGVLAKLPGLDPSTIDDLYWGCADPSGRHGSNMARVIAVLAGMDHLPAATINRFCASSTQTMRMAFHAIKAGEGDTFLVGGVECVSQYTSFAGAGGSDADTQNPLFADSAARSAEMAASNATWTDPREAGMLPDIYLSMGQTAENVATARGVSRARQDEWGVLSQNRAEQAIADGFFAREILPVTMPDGTVVSTDDGPRAGVTLEAVSGLKPVFREEGTVTAGNCCPLNDGASGVVVMSDVRARELGLTPLARIVSTGVSGLSPEIMGLGPVEASRQALARAGMSIGDMDLYEINEAFAAQVLPSADDLGMDPERLNVHGGAIALGHPFGSTGTRIMTTLINGLQARDGQFGLETMCVGGGQGMAIIVERLS; from the coding sequence GTGACCGAGGCCGTCATCGTCGCCACCGCCCGCACCCCCATCGGCCGGGCGTTCAAGGGTTCGCTGAAGGACATCCGCCCCGACGACCTGTCGGCACAGGTGGTGCACGGTGTGCTGGCGAAGCTTCCGGGTCTCGACCCGAGCACCATCGACGACCTCTACTGGGGCTGCGCAGACCCGAGTGGACGGCACGGGTCGAACATGGCGCGGGTCATCGCGGTGCTCGCGGGCATGGACCACCTGCCTGCCGCGACGATCAACCGCTTCTGCGCGAGCTCGACCCAGACGATGCGGATGGCCTTCCACGCGATCAAGGCCGGCGAGGGCGACACGTTCTTGGTCGGCGGGGTCGAGTGCGTCTCGCAGTACACCTCGTTCGCGGGTGCGGGTGGCAGCGACGCCGACACCCAGAACCCCCTGTTCGCCGATTCTGCTGCGCGCTCGGCCGAGATGGCGGCGTCCAACGCGACCTGGACCGACCCGCGTGAGGCCGGGATGCTGCCCGACATCTACCTCTCGATGGGGCAGACGGCGGAGAACGTCGCGACCGCGCGCGGGGTGTCGCGGGCACGCCAGGACGAGTGGGGCGTGCTGAGCCAGAACCGGGCCGAGCAGGCGATCGCCGACGGGTTCTTCGCCCGCGAGATCCTGCCGGTGACGATGCCCGACGGCACGGTGGTCTCGACCGACGACGGGCCGCGGGCCGGGGTGACGCTGGAGGCAGTGTCGGGGCTGAAGCCGGTGTTCCGCGAGGAGGGCACCGTCACGGCGGGCAACTGCTGCCCGCTGAACGACGGGGCCTCCGGGGTGGTCGTGATGAGCGATGTCCGGGCGCGTGAGCTGGGGCTGACGCCGCTCGCGCGGATCGTGTCGACCGGGGTGTCGGGGCTCTCGCCGGAGATCATGGGCCTCGGACCGGTCGAGGCGTCGCGTCAGGCGCTGGCCCGGGCGGGCATGAGCATCGGTGACATGGACCTCTACGAGATCAACGAGGCGTTCGCGGCGCAGGTGCTGCCCAGCGCCGACGACCTGGGCATGGACCCCGAGCGGCTCAACGTGCACGGCGGCGCGATCGCACTGGGTCACCCGTTCGGGTCGACCGGCACGCGCATCATGACCACGCTCATCAACGGGTTGCAGGCACGCGACGGCCAGTTCGGCCTGGAGACGATGTGCGTCGGCGGCGGCCAGGGCATGGCGATCATCGTCGAGCGCCTCAGCTGA
- a CDS encoding RidA family protein: MDTTRSRASSGSPYEGSVGFSRAVRVGQHIAVSGTAPINADGHVSIDAGSQARRCWEIALGALAELGGRPEHVVRTRHYITDADADVVAAISSAHGEIFGDIRPASTVVVVAGLLDPRWKVEIELDAIVTD, translated from the coding sequence ATGGACACCACGCGTAGCCGAGCATCATCAGGGTCGCCGTACGAGGGCAGCGTCGGGTTCTCCCGCGCCGTCCGCGTCGGTCAGCACATCGCGGTATCGGGCACCGCACCGATCAACGCGGACGGGCACGTCAGCATCGACGCCGGCTCGCAGGCCCGACGCTGCTGGGAGATCGCCCTCGGGGCTCTCGCAGAGCTCGGTGGGCGCCCGGAGCACGTCGTGCGCACCCGCCACTACATCACCGATGCGGATGCCGACGTCGTCGCGGCGATCTCCTCCGCCCACGGTGAGATCTTCGGCGACATCCGCCCGGCCAGCACGGTGGTCGTCGTCGCCGGGCTGCTCGACCCGCGCTGGAAGGTCGAGATCGAACTCGACGCCATCGTCACCGACTGA
- a CDS encoding SGNH/GDSL hydrolase family protein: MGRARRARKIAATAAYGGGGIAAAGAALGAAGWGLIKAEAALARRVIGSPFDSSPDDNGVYGSGAGRPFDIVVLGDSSAAGLGADAPHETVGAIIANGVAALTGRRVQLTNRSVVGAESSDLERQLANALEEVLRPDVVVIMIGANDVTHRIERSASVRALEQTVRRIRALGSEVVVGTCPDLGTVQPIAQPLRALMKHWSRDLAAAQTVAVVEAGGRTVSLADLLGPEFEGSPHEMFSKDRFHPSAAGYARVASAMLPTVCAALGVWGVDTVDRAPERRRGEGVGPVAVAAGQAVKEPGTEVAPTEIAGQSRGPRGRWAVLLRRRHDAVPPPQDPVEADQIQANQIESNLAIDHGDPATEGEPTASDLGAPASQSPTGAGNA, encoded by the coding sequence ATGGGACGAGCACGCCGAGCCCGCAAGATCGCCGCCACCGCGGCCTACGGCGGCGGTGGGATCGCCGCGGCAGGTGCCGCCCTCGGTGCTGCCGGCTGGGGCCTGATCAAGGCCGAGGCCGCGCTGGCACGGCGCGTCATCGGCAGCCCCTTCGACTCCTCCCCCGATGACAACGGCGTCTACGGCTCCGGCGCGGGCCGCCCCTTCGACATCGTCGTGCTCGGAGACAGCTCGGCAGCAGGCCTGGGCGCAGACGCCCCGCACGAGACCGTCGGTGCGATCATCGCCAACGGCGTCGCCGCCCTCACCGGGCGCCGGGTGCAGCTGACCAACCGCTCCGTCGTCGGAGCCGAGTCCAGCGACCTCGAGCGGCAGCTGGCCAACGCCCTCGAGGAGGTGCTGCGCCCGGACGTCGTCGTCATCATGATCGGCGCCAACGACGTGACCCATCGCATCGAGCGCTCGGCCTCGGTGCGGGCGCTGGAGCAGACCGTTCGGCGCATCCGCGCCCTGGGGAGCGAGGTCGTCGTGGGCACCTGCCCCGACCTCGGCACCGTCCAACCGATCGCCCAGCCACTGCGGGCCCTGATGAAGCACTGGTCGCGAGACCTCGCCGCCGCGCAGACCGTCGCGGTCGTCGAGGCCGGCGGTCGCACGGTGTCCCTCGCCGACCTGCTCGGCCCGGAGTTCGAGGGCTCCCCCCACGAGATGTTCAGCAAGGACCGCTTCCATCCGTCGGCCGCGGGCTACGCCCGGGTCGCCTCGGCGATGCTGCCGACGGTGTGCGCTGCTCTGGGCGTGTGGGGCGTCGACACCGTGGACCGGGCACCCGAAAGGCGGCGCGGGGAGGGTGTCGGGCCCGTCGCCGTGGCCGCCGGCCAGGCCGTCAAGGAGCCGGGCACCGAAGTCGCCCCCACCGAGATCGCCGGGCAGTCGCGCGGACCCCGAGGCCGCTGGGCCGTGCTGCTGCGCCGACGCCACGACGCCGTCCCACCACCGCAGGACCCGGTCGAGGCGGACCAGATCCAGGCGAACCAGATCGAGTCGAACCTGGCCATCGACCACGGTGACCCGGCGACCGAGGGCGAGCCGACGGCATCCGACCTCGGCGCGCCGGCGTCGCAGTCACCAACGGGTGCTGGGAACGCCTGA
- a CDS encoding class I SAM-dependent methyltransferase: MIVGWAAIFTHVRGCRVAGFADAVSHLPDAVSDHGGMEDYLAVNRANWDERAAVHAASADYGFDRFISDPTHLSDVVRFDQPLLGDVSGLRGIHLQCHIGTDTLSLARLGADMTGLDLSPASLDQARRLATACGAEIDYVEADTYSAPAAIARRRFDLVYTGIGALCWLPDIDRWAGVVDDLLEPGGQLFVREGHPMLWAFDDMNPDVLTLGYAYFETPEPFDIEEEGTYVESDHRFVNTKQLSWNHGIGETMTALLRRGFEVTGFVEHRSVPWEALPGRMVRDAPHDEWRLTNHPERMPLTYTLQARKH; the protein is encoded by the coding sequence ATGATCGTCGGCTGGGCGGCGATCTTCACCCACGTTCGCGGATGCCGTGTGGCGGGGTTCGCGGATGCCGTCTCGCACCTCCCGGATGCCGTGAGCGACCATGGGGGGATGGAGGACTACCTCGCCGTCAACCGCGCCAACTGGGACGAACGGGCTGCGGTGCACGCCGCGAGTGCCGACTACGGGTTCGACCGGTTCATCAGCGATCCCACGCACCTCAGCGACGTGGTGCGCTTCGACCAGCCCCTGCTCGGCGACGTGAGCGGGCTGCGCGGCATCCACCTGCAGTGCCACATCGGCACCGACACGCTGTCGCTGGCCCGCCTCGGTGCAGACATGACCGGGCTCGACCTCTCCCCCGCCTCGCTGGACCAGGCCCGCCGGCTCGCGACAGCGTGCGGGGCCGAGATCGACTACGTCGAGGCCGACACCTACTCCGCACCGGCGGCGATCGCCAGACGGCGCTTCGACCTGGTCTACACGGGGATCGGGGCGCTGTGCTGGCTGCCGGACATCGACCGCTGGGCCGGGGTCGTCGACGACCTGCTGGAGCCGGGCGGGCAGCTCTTCGTGCGCGAAGGCCACCCGATGCTCTGGGCGTTCGACGACATGAACCCCGACGTCCTCACCCTCGGGTACGCGTACTTCGAGACGCCCGAGCCCTTCGACATCGAGGAGGAGGGAACCTATGTCGAGAGCGACCACCGGTTCGTCAACACCAAGCAGCTGTCCTGGAACCACGGCATCGGCGAGACCATGACCGCCCTGCTGCGACGAGGATTCGAGGTCACCGGCTTCGTCGAGCACCGCAGCGTGCCGTGGGAAGCCCTGCCCGGGCGGATGGTGCGCGATGCCCCCCACGACGAGTGGCGTCTCACGAACCACCCCGAGCGGATGCCGCTCACCTATACGCTGCAGGCCCGCAAACACTGA
- a CDS encoding cystathionine beta-synthase: MKYAEHILDLVGNTPLVKLNSVTDGIAATVLGKVEYLNPGGSVKDRIALAMVEAAEASGALKPGGVIVEPTSGNTGVGLALVAQRKGYSCIFVCPDKVSEDKRNVLKAYGAQVVVCPTSVPPEHPDSYYSTSDRLVRETPGAWKPDQYSNPNGPLSHYASTGPEVWADTDGRITHFVTGAGTGGTISGAGRYLREVSADRDGGRVRVVAADPEGSVYSGGTGRPYLVEGVGEDFWPSAYDPDQVDEVVAVTDAESFEMTRRLAREEGLLVGGSCGMAVVAALRVAKDLPADAVVVVLLPDSGRGYLSKIFNDDWMASYGFMRTGAERTVGDVLHGKVGDIPALVHTHPTETLRDAIEILREYHVSQMPVVNAEPPVMSGEVAGSVSERALLEALFTGQAHLADPVAKHMSTGLPLVGAGEPVATARHELENSDAVLVVEDGKPVGVLTRADLLSFLSD, translated from the coding sequence GTGAAGTATGCGGAGCACATCCTGGACCTCGTGGGCAACACGCCACTCGTCAAGCTGAACTCGGTCACCGACGGCATCGCCGCCACGGTGCTGGGCAAGGTCGAGTACCTCAACCCGGGCGGGTCCGTGAAGGACCGGATCGCGCTCGCGATGGTCGAGGCGGCCGAGGCCTCCGGCGCCCTGAAGCCCGGTGGGGTCATCGTCGAGCCGACGTCCGGCAACACCGGCGTGGGGCTGGCACTGGTGGCGCAGCGCAAGGGGTACTCGTGCATCTTCGTGTGCCCGGACAAGGTCTCCGAGGACAAGCGCAACGTGCTCAAGGCCTACGGCGCGCAGGTCGTCGTCTGCCCCACCTCGGTGCCCCCGGAGCACCCCGACTCGTACTACTCCACGTCCGACCGGCTCGTGCGCGAGACCCCGGGGGCGTGGAAGCCCGACCAGTACTCCAACCCCAACGGCCCGCTGTCGCACTACGCGAGCACCGGCCCGGAGGTCTGGGCCGACACCGACGGCCGCATCACCCACTTCGTGACCGGGGCGGGCACGGGCGGCACGATCTCGGGGGCGGGTCGCTACCTGCGCGAGGTCTCCGCCGATCGTGACGGCGGGCGCGTGCGCGTCGTGGCCGCGGACCCGGAGGGCTCGGTCTACAGCGGCGGCACCGGTCGCCCCTACCTCGTCGAGGGTGTCGGCGAGGACTTCTGGCCCTCGGCCTACGACCCGGACCAGGTCGACGAGGTCGTGGCGGTCACCGACGCCGAGTCCTTCGAGATGACCCGGCGCCTGGCTCGTGAGGAGGGCCTGCTCGTCGGCGGCTCCTGCGGCATGGCCGTCGTCGCCGCCCTGCGTGTCGCCAAGGACCTGCCGGCGGATGCCGTCGTCGTCGTCCTGCTGCCGGACTCCGGCCGCGGCTACCTGTCCAAGATCTTCAACGACGACTGGATGGCCTCCTACGGGTTCATGCGCACGGGCGCCGAGCGCACCGTCGGCGACGTGCTGCACGGCAAGGTCGGCGACATCCCGGCGCTGGTGCACACGCACCCCACAGAGACCCTGCGCGACGCGATCGAGATCCTGCGCGAGTACCACGTGTCGCAGATGCCGGTCGTCAACGCCGAGCCCCCGGTGATGTCCGGGGAGGTCGCCGGGTCGGTGTCTGAGCGGGCCCTGCTCGAGGCACTGTTCACCGGTCAGGCGCACCTGGCCGATCCGGTCGCCAAGCACATGAGCACCGGTCTGCCGCTGGTCGGTGCCGGTGAGCCCGTCGCCACGGCTCGTCACGAGCTCGAGAACTCGGATGCCGTGCTGGTCGTCGAGGACGGCAAGCCCGTCGGTGTTCTCACCCGCGCCGACCTGCTCTCCTTCCTGTCCGACTGA
- a CDS encoding DUF1992 domain-containing protein — MEPGRPEWESPVEKAIREAQERGEFDNLPGAGKPLPDFGERDDPMWWVRQYAQREGLDLSLALPAPLQLRKEAASFPQSLLELRTEASVREVLEDFNRRVRHERLRPPEPGMPQLLAPTVDVEDLVRQWHELRAASQPAEVDPPVTSQAARPRNRWWRRSPRPE, encoded by the coding sequence ATGGAGCCCGGTCGCCCTGAGTGGGAGAGCCCGGTCGAGAAGGCGATCCGCGAGGCCCAGGAGCGCGGCGAGTTCGACAACCTGCCCGGTGCCGGCAAGCCGCTGCCCGACTTCGGCGAGCGCGACGACCCGATGTGGTGGGTACGGCAGTACGCCCAGCGTGAGGGGCTCGACCTCTCCCTCGCCCTGCCGGCGCCCCTCCAGCTGCGCAAGGAGGCTGCCTCCTTCCCCCAGTCGCTGCTCGAGCTGCGCACCGAGGCGTCCGTGCGCGAGGTGCTCGAGGACTTCAACCGGCGGGTGCGGCACGAGCGGCTGCGGCCCCCCGAGCCCGGCATGCCCCAGCTGCTCGCCCCCACCGTGGACGTCGAGGACCTGGTGCGGCAGTGGCACGAGCTGCGAGCAGCCTCACAACCCGCAGAGGTTGACCCGCCGGTAACATCGCAAGCGGCTCGACCCCGGAACCGGTGGTGGCGCCGCAGCCCCCGGCCCGAGTGA
- a CDS encoding NADPH-dependent 2,4-dienoyl-CoA reductase has product MSEYPHLLEPLDLGHVTLRNRVVMGSMHTGLEDHARDFPKLAAYFAERARGGAGLIVTGGFAPSIEGTFYPLASKMTTRREARQHRQVTDAVHAEGGRIALQILHAGRYAYTPWCVAPSAVKSPISKFKPRALSDRGVRRQIRGFARAARLAREAGYDGVEIMGSEGYLINQFLAPRTNHRTDTWGGTPQKRRRFAVETVRAVREAAGPDFIVIYRISVLDLVEDGQTWDEVTALAREVEAAGASILNLGIGWHEARVPTIVTSVPRAAFAEYAGRLKEHVSVPVVATNRINMPEVAESVLAGGGADLVSLARPFLADPQWVRKAAEARADEINTCIACNQACLDHTFVNKRATCLVNPRAGYETELVLGPTRTVKKVAVVGAGPAGLAAATTLADRGHTVELFEARDHVGGQFDIAMRIPGKEEFAETIRYFTRQLDLGGVKVHLGRKVDADELADAGFDEVVVATGVEPRMPSIPGIDHPMVMTYAELVRGERVAGQRVAVIGAGGIGVDVSEYLTTSESATLDLQAWRAEWGVGDPALTRGGLTKPQPEASPRHVVLLQRKASSIGKGLGKTSGWVHRAALKAKGVEHVTAVVSYDLIDDAGLHVSVAAGAEGAEGAERATERRTYAVDSVVICAGQESVRTIADDLHARGLVTHVIGGADVASELDAKRAIRQGTEVAAAI; this is encoded by the coding sequence ATGAGCGAATACCCGCACCTCCTTGAGCCTCTCGACCTCGGGCACGTCACGCTCCGCAACCGGGTCGTCATGGGCTCGATGCACACCGGTCTGGAGGACCACGCCCGCGACTTCCCCAAGCTCGCCGCCTACTTCGCCGAGCGCGCCCGCGGGGGAGCCGGGCTCATCGTCACCGGCGGGTTCGCCCCGAGCATCGAGGGCACGTTCTACCCCCTCGCCTCGAAGATGACCACCCGTCGTGAGGCCCGCCAGCACCGTCAGGTGACGGATGCCGTGCACGCGGAGGGGGGTCGCATCGCCCTGCAGATCCTGCACGCCGGCCGCTACGCCTACACCCCGTGGTGCGTCGCGCCGTCGGCGGTGAAGAGCCCGATCAGCAAGTTCAAGCCCCGAGCCCTGAGCGACCGCGGGGTGCGGCGGCAGATCCGCGGATTCGCCCGCGCGGCCCGCCTGGCCCGCGAGGCCGGGTACGACGGCGTCGAGATCATGGGGTCCGAGGGCTACCTCATCAACCAGTTCCTGGCACCCCGGACCAACCACCGCACGGACACCTGGGGCGGCACCCCGCAGAAGCGTCGCAGGTTTGCCGTCGAGACGGTGCGCGCCGTGCGCGAGGCCGCCGGTCCCGACTTCATCGTGATCTACCGCATCTCCGTTCTCGACCTCGTGGAAGACGGCCAGACCTGGGACGAGGTGACGGCTCTGGCCCGCGAGGTCGAGGCCGCCGGGGCGAGCATCCTCAACCTCGGGATCGGGTGGCACGAGGCGCGGGTCCCGACCATCGTCACGTCGGTGCCGCGGGCTGCGTTCGCCGAGTACGCCGGCCGTCTCAAGGAGCACGTGTCCGTGCCGGTGGTCGCGACCAACCGGATCAACATGCCCGAGGTCGCCGAGTCGGTGCTCGCCGGAGGTGGCGCCGACCTCGTGTCGCTGGCGCGGCCCTTCCTCGCGGACCCGCAGTGGGTGCGCAAGGCGGCCGAGGCGCGGGCCGACGAGATCAACACGTGCATCGCCTGCAACCAGGCCTGCCTGGACCACACCTTCGTCAACAAGCGCGCCACCTGCCTGGTCAACCCGCGGGCCGGTTACGAGACCGAGCTGGTGCTCGGCCCGACCCGCACCGTGAAGAAGGTCGCCGTCGTGGGAGCGGGCCCGGCCGGCCTGGCGGCGGCGACGACGCTGGCCGACCGCGGGCACACCGTCGAGCTCTTCGAGGCCCGTGACCATGTCGGCGGGCAGTTCGACATCGCGATGCGCATCCCCGGCAAAGAGGAGTTCGCCGAGACGATCCGCTACTTCACCCGCCAGCTCGACCTCGGCGGTGTGAAGGTGCACCTCGGCCGCAAGGTCGACGCCGACGAGCTGGCGGATGCCGGCTTCGACGAGGTGGTCGTTGCCACCGGCGTCGAGCCGCGGATGCCGTCGATCCCCGGCATCGACCACCCCATGGTCATGACGTACGCCGAGCTGGTGCGCGGTGAGCGCGTCGCCGGGCAGCGGGTGGCGGTCATCGGCGCCGGTGGCATCGGGGTCGACGTCAGCGAGTACCTCACGACCTCGGAGTCGGCGACGCTGGACCTTCAGGCGTGGCGGGCCGAGTGGGGCGTCGGTGACCCGGCGCTGACCCGCGGTGGGTTGACCAAGCCCCAGCCGGAGGCCAGCCCTCGTCACGTCGTGCTGCTCCAGCGCAAGGCGAGCTCGATCGGCAAGGGCTTGGGGAAGACCTCGGGCTGGGTGCACCGGGCAGCCCTGAAGGCCAAGGGTGTCGAGCACGTCACGGCAGTGGTGTCCTACGACCTCATCGACGATGCCGGGCTGCACGTGAGCGTTGCCGCCGGCGCGGAGGGCGCCGAGGGCGCCGAGCGCGCCACCGAACGTCGCACGTATGCCGTCGACAGCGTCGTCATCTGTGCGGGTCAGGAGTCGGTGCGCACCATCGCCGACGACTTGCACGCCCGCGGGCTGGTCACCCACGTCATCGGTGGGGCGGACGTCGCCTCCGAGCTCGACGCCAAGCGCGCCATCCGCCAGGGCACCGAGGTCGCCGCCGCCATCTGA
- a CDS encoding carbohydrate-binding domain-containing protein, translated as MSAADEAVIVLADGTTNSLTDGSSYGEGEGEANAALYSAADLTIAGDGALTVKGNSNDGIGGQDGLVITSGRVTVNAVDDGIRGKNYVRVQGGTLAITAGGDALKSDNVEEPDRGNVAVLGGSIGATAGDDGISAASDAVVGGGSLTIAAEGDGIHGDVSATIGGGDTTVTKSGEGLESRIVTIAGGTLDITSSDDAVNVSDGSGSSGGPGGGAPGAAPGADSAASGASGLILTINGGTTTLSSEGDGLDSNGDLAMTGGTVVVSGPATNGNGAADVDGSFLVSGGTLLTAGSSGMAVAPDAESEQGWVSATFDSAYAAGTVVQIASGDEVVATWTADKEFSSVIFSSEAITTGETYTVLTGGTAGGTTVGGLALGGSSSAATELGTVTAGQHSGGRGGVRP; from the coding sequence GTGAGCGCTGCCGACGAAGCAGTCATCGTCCTGGCCGACGGCACGACGAACTCGCTGACGGACGGCTCGTCGTACGGCGAAGGTGAGGGTGAGGCCAACGCCGCGCTGTACTCCGCCGCCGACCTCACCATTGCCGGTGACGGTGCACTGACGGTCAAGGGCAACAGCAACGACGGCATCGGCGGACAGGACGGGCTCGTCATCACCTCCGGCCGAGTCACCGTCAACGCCGTCGACGACGGCATCCGGGGTAAGAACTACGTGCGAGTCCAGGGTGGCACCCTGGCGATCACGGCCGGCGGCGACGCCCTGAAGTCCGACAACGTCGAGGAGCCCGACCGCGGCAATGTCGCCGTGCTCGGCGGGTCGATCGGCGCCACCGCGGGCGACGACGGCATCTCAGCCGCCTCGGATGCCGTGGTGGGCGGTGGGTCGCTCACCATCGCCGCCGAGGGCGACGGCATCCACGGTGACGTCAGCGCGACGATCGGTGGCGGCGACACCACCGTCACGAAGTCGGGTGAGGGCCTGGAGTCCAGGATCGTCACGATCGCCGGCGGCACCCTCGACATCACGAGCAGCGACGACGCCGTGAACGTCTCCGACGGGAGCGGGTCCTCGGGCGGCCCCGGGGGCGGCGCGCCGGGGGCCGCGCCGGGCGCCGATTCGGCCGCGTCGGGCGCGTCAGGGCTCATCCTGACCATCAACGGTGGCACCACGACCCTGAGCTCCGAGGGAGACGGGCTGGACTCCAACGGCGACCTGGCGATGACTGGGGGCACCGTGGTGGTCAGCGGGCCGGCGACCAACGGCAACGGCGCTGCTGACGTCGACGGCAGCTTCCTCGTGTCGGGCGGCACCCTGCTGACCGCCGGGTCGTCCGGCATGGCCGTCGCCCCCGACGCGGAGTCCGAGCAGGGGTGGGTGTCGGCGACGTTCGACTCGGCCTACGCGGCGGGCACCGTCGTCCAGATCGCGTCGGGTGACGAGGTCGTGGCGACGTGGACGGCCGACAAGGAGTTCTCGTCGGTCATCTTCTCGTCGGAGGCGATCACCACTGGTGAGACTTACACGGTGCTGACCGGAGGCACGGCCGGTGGAACCACGGTGGGTGGGCTCGCACTCGGTGGGTCCAGCAGTGCTGCAACCGAACTCGGCACGGTCACCGCTGGCCAGCACAGCGGTGGGCGCGGCGGCGTCCGCCCCTGA
- the msrA gene encoding peptide-methionine (S)-S-oxide reductase MsrA produces the protein MIFGSRAKTTLPTADEALPGRAHRPFTVPTTHEVLGTPLEGPWPDGTEVLYVAMGCFWGVERIFWKLPGVVTTAAGYMGGYTPNPTYEETCTGRTGHAEAVLVAYDPAVTTPELLLKAFWENHDPTQGNRQGNDIGTAYRSAIYWSTPGQEAAARATREAFQDVLTRAGRGQITTTLAPASVAGPFWYAEDYHQQYLHKNPNGYCNHGPNGLTCPVGVANLPAQTDVLPPA, from the coding sequence ATGATCTTCGGTTCACGCGCCAAGACGACCCTGCCCACCGCCGACGAGGCCCTCCCGGGCCGAGCGCACCGCCCCTTCACGGTGCCGACCACCCACGAGGTGCTCGGCACCCCGCTCGAGGGCCCGTGGCCCGACGGCACCGAGGTGCTCTACGTGGCCATGGGCTGCTTCTGGGGTGTCGAGCGGATCTTCTGGAAGCTCCCCGGGGTCGTGACGACCGCGGCCGGCTACATGGGTGGGTACACGCCGAACCCCACCTACGAGGAGACCTGCACCGGTCGCACCGGCCACGCCGAGGCCGTGCTCGTCGCCTACGACCCGGCCGTGACCACGCCCGAGCTGCTGCTCAAGGCGTTCTGGGAGAACCACGACCCGACGCAGGGCAACCGGCAGGGCAACGACATCGGCACGGCCTATCGGTCGGCGATCTACTGGTCGACCCCCGGTCAGGAGGCAGCGGCGCGCGCGACCAGGGAGGCATTCCAGGACGTGCTGACCCGAGCCGGACGAGGGCAGATCACGACGACGCTGGCGCCCGCCTCGGTCGCCGGCCCGTTCTGGTACGCCGAGGACTACCACCAGCAGTACCTGCACAAGAACCCGAACGGGTACTGCAACCACGGACCCAACGGGCTGACCTGCCCCGTGGGCGTCGCCAACCTGCCGGCCCAGACGGACGTGCTGCCCCCGGCCTGA
- a CDS encoding cystathionine gamma-synthase, with protein sequence MTFEHLGFSSRAIHAGQEPDPTTGAVVPPIHQVSTYKQDGVGGLRGGYEYSRSANPTRTALEECIAALEGGERGFAFASGLAGEDTVLRALLAPGDHVVVPSDAYGGTYRLFDKVARPWGVEHSIATVADVASVRAAIRPQTRMVWVETPTNPLLGIADIEAIAALAHEVGALLVVDNTFASPYLQNPIALGADVVVHSTTKYAGGHSDVVGGAVVVAPGATTRDGESVSERIAFHQNSMGAVAGPFDAWLVLRGLKTLAVRMERHCDNAEKVVAFLQGHDGVTAVHYPGLPDHPNHDVAARQMRRFGGMVAFRVRGGEDVAAKVCAETQLWILGESLGGVESLIEHPGRMTHASVAGTELEVPGDLIRLSVGIEDAEDLIADLGQALDRLT encoded by the coding sequence ATGACCTTCGAGCACCTCGGCTTCTCCTCGCGCGCCATCCATGCCGGGCAGGAGCCCGACCCCACGACCGGGGCCGTCGTCCCGCCGATCCACCAGGTGAGCACCTACAAGCAGGACGGGGTCGGTGGCCTGCGCGGCGGCTACGAGTACAGCCGCTCGGCAAACCCCACCCGCACCGCCCTCGAGGAGTGCATCGCCGCCCTCGAAGGTGGCGAGCGCGGTTTCGCCTTCGCGAGCGGCCTCGCCGGTGAGGACACCGTGCTGCGTGCCCTGCTCGCCCCCGGCGACCACGTCGTCGTGCCGTCGGACGCGTACGGCGGCACCTACCGCCTGTTCGACAAGGTGGCACGCCCGTGGGGGGTCGAGCACTCGATCGCGACCGTCGCTGACGTCGCGTCGGTGCGAGCAGCCATCCGCCCGCAGACCCGCATGGTGTGGGTCGAGACGCCGACCAACCCGCTGCTCGGCATCGCCGACATCGAGGCCATCGCGGCGCTCGCCCACGAGGTCGGCGCGCTGCTCGTCGTCGACAACACCTTCGCCTCGCCCTACCTCCAGAACCCCATCGCCCTCGGCGCAGACGTCGTCGTGCACTCGACGACGAAGTACGCCGGCGGCCACAGCGACGTCGTCGGTGGGGCCGTCGTCGTCGCCCCGGGCGCCACCACCCGCGACGGTGAGTCGGTCAGCGAGCGGATCGCCTTCCACCAGAACTCGATGGGCGCCGTCGCGGGGCCCTTCGACGCCTGGCTGGTGCTGCGCGGCCTGAAGACCCTCGCCGTGCGCATGGAGCGGCACTGCGACAACGCCGAGAAGGTCGTCGCCTTCCTCCAGGGCCACGACGGGGTCACCGCCGTGCACTACCCGGGCCTGCCCGACCACCCCAACCACGACGTCGCGGCCCGCCAGATGCGCCGCTTCGGCGGCATGGTCGCCTTCCGCGTCAGGGGTGGCGAGGACGTCGCGGCCAAGGTCTGCGCCGAGACCCAGCTGTGGATCCTCGGCGAGTCCCTCGGCGGCGTCGAGTCGCTCATCGAGCACCCGGGGAGGATGACGCACGCCTCGGTGGCCGGCACCGAGCTCGAGGTGCCGGGTGACCTCATCCGGCTCTCCGTCGGCATCGAGGACGCCGAGGACCTCATCGCCGACCTCGGCCAGGCCCTCGACCGCCTCACCTGA